One genomic window of Pungitius pungitius chromosome 11, fPunPun2.1, whole genome shotgun sequence includes the following:
- the LOC119197621 gene encoding beta-1 adrenergic receptor: protein MDQTEPARCTVCCCTLVNRVLMVLFMALLILAILSGNLMTLAVVLGTKHFHTPQGYLKASLAVADLAVGVFVVPLSVYAEVYLMATDSAPEWTLYNSRSASFHPCNVIGPVFAGCTLVSISTIFLLTIERSIAVLRPLHKGSVITRKRTTVLIVLSWLGSFFLAVSPMVFSSEIVLEYNSCSRMCNYALGTIGEFPSRAWNILLLFPVFDFTLLGGTVVINVVSMSSIRQHSKRRKHLAEREHQSTNKPTFSDIKAAKTIGTLTLAFTASFAPVAVFVVGNVLGNKWCNFSFFAFWILATNSCWNVIIYSVRDQKFRLCAHKLLVPFRREDATAG from the coding sequence ATGGACCAAACCGAACCGGCGCGCTGCACCGTGTGCTGCTGCACTCTGGTCAACAGAGTCCTCATGGTGCTCTTCATGGCGCTGCTGATCCTCGCCATCTTGTCCGGCAACCTGATGACTCTGGCGGTGGTTCTCGGGACCAAACACTTCCACACGCCGCAGGGGTACCTGAAGGCGTCCCTCGCCGTGGCCGACCTGGCGGTGGGGGTGTTCGTGGTGCCGCTCTCCGTCTACGCCGAGGTCTACCTCATGGCGACCGACTCAGCGCCGGAGTGGACCTTGTATAACTCGCGGTCTGCGAGTTTCCACCCGTGCAACGTCATCGGCCCCGTCTTCGCCGGCTGCACCCTGGTCTCCATCTCCACCATTTTCCTGCTGACCATCGAGAGGAGCATCGCCGTGTTGAGGCCGCTGCACAAGGGCTCCGTCATCACGCGCAAAAGGACCACCGTCCTCATCGTCCTCTCCTGGTTGGGGAGCTTCTTCTTGGCGGTGTCTCCCATGGTCTTCAGCAGCGAGATCGTCCTGGAGTACAACTCCTGCAGCCGCATGTGCAACTACGCGCTGGGCACCATCGGAGAGTTCCCGAGCCGGGCCTGGAACATCCTGCTGCTCTTCCCGGTGTTTGACTTCACCCTCCTCGGCGGGACGGTGGTCATCAACGTGGTGTCGATGTCCAGCATCAGGCAGCACTCCAAGCGGAGGAAGCACCTGGCCGAGAGGGAGCACCAAAGCACCAACAAACCCACCTTCTCTGACATCAAAGCGGCCAAAACCATCGGGACGCTGACCTTGGCGTTCACCGCCTCGTTCGCCCCCGTCGCCGTCTTCGTGGTCGGGAACGTTTTGGGGAATAAGTGGTGCAACTTTTCCTTCTTTGCCTTCTGGATTTTAGCCACCAACAGTTGCTGGAATGTCATAATTTACAGCGTGAGGGATCAGAAGTTCAGACTTTGCGCCCACAAGCTGCTCGTGCCTTTCCGGAGAGAAGATGCCACGGCGGGTTAA
- the nagpa gene encoding N-acetylglucosamine-1-phosphodiester alpha-N-acetylglucosaminidase — MAAVSGRSLFVWPLLWLCVRLSETSKAGVSLEDDILQPYAGAHGPVHSHRRVRDCQAVVHGNLTHESLSPPAGRGALPAAESTMFVSDVPSSSRRVYGHVTLVRDPLRTLSVLEPGGPGGCEAKRRATVEQTAAGAGCLYAQNAGFFDTVSHRCLGNVVSDGRPVRDSGGVQNAQFGIRRDGSLVFGYLSQEDVLDQSNPFIQLVSGVVWLLRNGEVYINQSLQAECDETQETGRFRTFVDVVSARTAVGHNADGDLILFHIDGQTGVRGMNLWEVAEALKDYGVINAINLDGGGSSTYVSGGSLASYPSDHCESDSRWRCARPVSTILCVHQRRCRPGDCSGRRVCTANGCVCDAGWRGENCSLGCLPGFYGDGCNQTCACVNGAACDPVSGRCACPPGFHGDTCERVCPLGFFGPSCTNECRCDDQCPCDPQTGSCNATLRGESNRTLHTGTHTHTAGRCLAKQMFISWRRDEEAHGPRLTERTWLTITCTLASLLLASLLLHLLRGCGGAAAAAAAAARLAGRRRDYAYVPLVSVNGAARDDLDSQEAVWSPGDVGGRVCREERRSDVC, encoded by the exons ATGGCGGCAGTGTCGGGGAGATCTCTATTTGTGTGGCCGCTGTTGTGGCTCTGCGTCCGGCTGTCCGAGACCAGTAAAGCCGG CGTCTCTCTGGAGGACGACATCCTGCAGCCGTACGCCGGCGCCCACGGCCCCGTCCACTCCCACCGCCGCGTCAGAGACTGCCAGGCCGTCGTCCACGGCAACCTCACCCACGAGAGCCTCAGCCCCCCCGCCGGCCGCGGCGCGCTGCCGGCGGCCGAGTCCACGATGTTTGTGTCGGACGTGCCGAGCAGCTCCAGGCGGGTCTACG gtCACGTGACGTTGGTCCGCGACCCGCTGAGGACGCTGTCGGTGCTGGAGCCCGGCGGGCCGGGGGGCTGCGAGGCCAAGCGGAGGGCCACGGTGGAGCAGACGGCCGCTGGCGCCGGCTGCCTGTACGCCCAGAACGCCGGCTTCTTCGACACCGTCTCGCACCGTTGCCTGGGCAACGTGGTGAGCGACGGGCGGCCGGTGCGGGACAGCGGGGGGGTGCAGAACGCCCAGTTCGGCATCAGGAGGGACGGCAGCCTGGTGTTCGG gtaTCTGTCCCAGGAGGACGTCTTGGACCAGTCCAACCCGTTCATCCAGCTGGTCAGCGGCGTGGTGTGGCTGCTGAGGAACGGAGAGGTTTACATCAACCAGAGCCTGCAGGCCGAGTGTGACGAGACTCAGGAGACGG GACGGTTCCGTACCTTCGTGGACGTCGTGTCGGCGAGGACGGCAGTGGGTCACAACGCCGACGGCGACTTGATCCTGTTCCACATCGACGGGCAGACCGGAGTGAGGGG CATGAACCTGTGGGAGGTGGCCGAGGCCCTGAAGGACTACGGAGTGATCAACGCCATCAACCTGGACGGAGGCGGCTCGTCCACCTACGTGAGCGGCGGCTCGCTGGCCAGTTACCCCTCAGACCACTG tgagtCGGACAGCAGGTGGCGCTGTGCTCGGCCCGTCTCCACCATCTTGTGCGTTCACCAGCGGCGTTGCCGGCCTGGAGACTGCAGCGGCCGCCGCGTCTGCACCGCCA ATGGTTGTGTCTGTGATgctggatggagaggagagaacTGTAGcttag GGTGCCTGCCTGGTTTCTATGGCGACGGCTGTAATCAAACCTGCGCTTGTGTCAACGGCGCCGCCTGCGACCCTGTCAGCGGACGCTGCGCCTGCCCCCCCGGTTTCCACGGCGACACCTGCGAACGAG tgTGTCCTCTGGGCTTCTTCGGCCCGTCCTGTACCAACGAGTGTCGCTGTGACGACCAGTGTCCATGTGACCCGCAGACAGGAAGCTGTAACGCCACGCTGCGAGGGGAGAGCAACCGTACcttacacacaggtacacacacacacacag CTGGACGTTGTTTGGCCAAACAGATGTTCATTAGTTGGAGACGAGACGAAGAAGCCCACGGACCTCGTCTAACAGA GCGCACCTGGCTGACCATCACCTGCACCTTGGCCTCCCTGCTGCTGGCCAgcctgctgctccacctcctccgtggCTGCGGcggtgcggcggcggcggcggctgctgccgCTCGCCTCGCAGGGCGCCGCCGGGACTACGCCTACGTCCCGCTGGTCAGCGTCAACGGAGCCGCTCGGGACGACTTGGACTCTCAGGAGGCCGTCTGGTCCCCGGGGGACGTCGGCGGGAGAGTGTGCCGCGAGGAGAGAAGGTCAGATGTTTGCTGA
- the ndufaf6 gene encoding NADH dehydrogenase (ubiquinone) complex I, assembly factor 6 isoform X1 — MAAGFGAKRGLLRSEPSLYRALRRHVPPGRARTRAAASSAAADSQAYCLQLVRSRDYDGYVSSLLLPEEARRSSLALRAFNVELAQVKDSVSQKTIGLMRMQFWKTAVEDIYRDEPPKQPVSGELWRAVRKHELTKRWLLRIITEREKDLDDRAYRNLQELETYSENTQSSLIYLLLQCLGLKNVHADHAASHIGKAQGIVTCLRATPYHSSRRRVYLPMDVCMLHGASQEDFIRGGREQSVRDVVYDVASQAHVHLEHARSFSNNVPPAANLAFLQTVVLEDYLQRVRRADFDVFHPSLRNRNPLVPLRMYLRSWKKTY, encoded by the exons ATGGCAGCCGGTTTCGGTGCTAAACGTGGATTGTTACGCAGCGAACCGTCGCTGTACCGCGCTCTCCGCAGACACGTCCCCCCCGGCAGGGCTCGTACCCGGGCAGCAGCGAGCAGCGCGGCCGCGGACTCACAAGCGTACTGCCTGCAGCTGGTCAG GTCCAGAGACTATGACGGCTAcgtgtcctccctcctcctcccagaggAGGCGCGGCGCTCCTCTTTGGCCCTGAGAGCCTTCAACGTGGAGCTGGCACAG GTGAAGGACTCCGTCTCCCAGAAGACCATCGGCCTGATGCGAATGCAGTTCTGGAAGACGGCCGTGGAGGACATCTACAGAGACGAGCCTCCCAAGCAGCCGGTCAGCGGCGAGCTGTGGCGG GCGGTGAGGAAGCATGAGCTGACAAAAAGGTGGCTGCTGAGGATCATAACGGAGAGG GAGAAGGATCTGGATGACCGAGCCTACAGGAacctgcaggagctggagacgTACTCGGAGAACACGCAGTCCTCGCTCATCTACCTGCTGCTCCAGTGTTTGG GGCTGAAGAACGTCCACGCCGACCACGCGGCGAGTCACATCGGTAAAGCTCAGGGCATCGTGACGTGTCTGAGGGCGACGCCGTACCACAGCAGCCGCAGGAGGGTCTACCTCCCCATGGACGTCTGCATGCTG CACGGAGCTTCTCAAGAGGACTTCATCCGAGGGGGGCGGGAGCAGAGCGTCCGTGACGTGGTGTACGACGTCGCCAGTCAGGCTCACGTGCACCTGGAACAC GCCAGATCGTTCAGCAACAACGTCCCACCAGCTGCCAATCTGGCCTTCCTCCAGACG GTGGTGTTGGAGGACTACCTGCAGCGAGTGAGGAGGGCCGACTTTGACGTTTTCCACCCGAGTCTGAGGAACAGAAACCCCCTCGTGCCCCTCAGGATGTACCTCCGCTCCTGGAAGAAGACCTACTGa
- the ndufaf6 gene encoding NADH dehydrogenase (ubiquinone) complex I, assembly factor 6 isoform X2, with protein MRMQFWKTAVEDIYRDEPPKQPVSGELWRAVRKHELTKRWLLRIITEREKDLDDRAYRNLQELETYSENTQSSLIYLLLQCLGLKNVHADHAASHIGKAQGIVTCLRATPYHSSRRRVYLPMDVCMLHGASQEDFIRGGREQSVRDVVYDVASQAHVHLEHARSFSNNVPPAANLAFLQTVVLEDYLQRVRRADFDVFHPSLRNRNPLVPLRMYLRSWKKTY; from the exons ATGCGAATGCAGTTCTGGAAGACGGCCGTGGAGGACATCTACAGAGACGAGCCTCCCAAGCAGCCGGTCAGCGGCGAGCTGTGGCGG GCGGTGAGGAAGCATGAGCTGACAAAAAGGTGGCTGCTGAGGATCATAACGGAGAGG GAGAAGGATCTGGATGACCGAGCCTACAGGAacctgcaggagctggagacgTACTCGGAGAACACGCAGTCCTCGCTCATCTACCTGCTGCTCCAGTGTTTGG GGCTGAAGAACGTCCACGCCGACCACGCGGCGAGTCACATCGGTAAAGCTCAGGGCATCGTGACGTGTCTGAGGGCGACGCCGTACCACAGCAGCCGCAGGAGGGTCTACCTCCCCATGGACGTCTGCATGCTG CACGGAGCTTCTCAAGAGGACTTCATCCGAGGGGGGCGGGAGCAGAGCGTCCGTGACGTGGTGTACGACGTCGCCAGTCAGGCTCACGTGCACCTGGAACAC GCCAGATCGTTCAGCAACAACGTCCCACCAGCTGCCAATCTGGCCTTCCTCCAGACG GTGGTGTTGGAGGACTACCTGCAGCGAGTGAGGAGGGCCGACTTTGACGTTTTCCACCCGAGTCTGAGGAACAGAAACCCCCTCGTGCCCCTCAGGATGTACCTCCGCTCCTGGAAGAAGACCTACTGa